One genomic window of Halolamina sediminis includes the following:
- a CDS encoding acyl-CoA dehydrogenase family protein: MSEQGLLDVVDSEEHRMIRDTVREFCEEEIEPIAQEIENEHRFPEEIFEQLGELDMMGVPVSMEYGGLGGDQLMYALVTEELGRVSGGIGLSYAAHVSLGSKPIEMFGTEAQKEEWLTPLAEGEGMGAWALTEPGSGSDASDMDTMAEKDGDEYVLNGTKQFITNANVANSVLVKAVTDPDEGYDGISTFIVDPENDDGFEVTTVWEKMGLNCSPTCEIQLDDVRVPEDRLLGEEGEGWEQTKKTLDGGRISIAALSTGLAQGAYEAARDYSTEREQFGQPISKFDAIRDKVVDMHRKIERARLLTHKAAWAYDQGESVSRESALAKLDASEAAREVAEESVQTLGGYGYTEDFAPQRFYRDAKLMEIGEGTSEIQHLVIGREIGL, from the coding sequence ATGAGCGAGCAGGGTCTGCTGGACGTCGTCGACAGCGAGGAGCACCGGATGATCCGTGACACGGTCCGGGAGTTCTGTGAGGAGGAGATCGAACCCATCGCACAGGAGATCGAGAACGAGCACCGTTTCCCCGAGGAGATCTTCGAGCAGCTGGGCGAGCTCGACATGATGGGCGTCCCCGTCTCGATGGAGTACGGCGGGCTCGGCGGCGACCAGCTCATGTACGCGCTGGTGACCGAAGAGCTGGGCCGTGTCTCCGGCGGGATCGGGCTCTCCTACGCCGCCCACGTCTCGCTTGGCTCGAAGCCGATCGAGATGTTCGGCACCGAGGCCCAGAAGGAGGAGTGGCTCACGCCCCTCGCTGAGGGTGAGGGGATGGGCGCGTGGGCGCTCACCGAGCCCGGCAGCGGCTCCGACGCCTCCGACATGGACACGATGGCCGAGAAAGACGGCGACGAGTACGTGCTCAACGGGACGAAGCAGTTCATCACCAACGCCAACGTCGCGAACAGCGTGCTCGTGAAGGCGGTCACGGACCCCGACGAGGGGTACGACGGCATCTCGACGTTCATCGTCGACCCAGAGAACGACGACGGGTTCGAGGTGACGACCGTCTGGGAGAAGATGGGGCTGAACTGCTCGCCCACCTGCGAGATCCAGCTCGACGACGTGCGGGTCCCGGAGGACCGCCTGCTCGGCGAGGAGGGCGAGGGCTGGGAGCAGACGAAGAAGACCCTCGACGGCGGCCGCATCTCCATCGCGGCGCTCTCGACGGGGCTCGCACAGGGCGCCTACGAGGCCGCACGCGACTACTCCACCGAGCGCGAGCAGTTCGGGCAACCGATCTCGAAGTTCGATGCGATCCGGGACAAGGTCGTGGACATGCACCGCAAGATCGAGCGCGCCCGCCTGTTGACCCACAAGGCGGCGTGGGCGTACGATCAGGGCGAGTCCGTCAGTCGCGAGTCCGCGCTGGCGAAGCTCGACGCTAGCGAGGCCGCCCGCGAGGTCGCCGAGGAGTCGGTCCAGACCCTCGGCGGCTACGGCTACACGGAGGACTTCGCGCCCCAGCGCTTCTACCGCGACGCGAAGCTGATGGAGATCGGCGAGGGGACCAGCGAGATCCAGCACCTCGTGATCGGTCGCGAGATCGGGCTCTGA
- a CDS encoding MFS transporter, with the protein MNLPFATDTPTDDRWLQAWAVGYAAVGGASVLLPLYALSLDGGAFLVGLMASTAAFAGVPGAILWGRIAGRAGRRRPFVLFALLATAAVLLVSPLLRSPVALVAANAALWFAVTAASPVLNLVVVEGVEQSAWDGRIAHLNALQGWGWLVGLVVGTVWTAAAPRLGYTAVSAQRTLLTGLGLLAVAATVLFVRFYPDATHVSEKRFLRRYRSLSRESWRGDRFLRGIPYGPSRMYWALRSLRSGRLSERFGRPLLGYFAGTALFSAGFAVFWGPMPAHLTDIGFDDGVVFLCFLANTLGATVCYDPVGRLMDRYAAMRLQVGSLVVRAVLFVGTAVLVGELLVGSALAAIGVTWAVVAVTTTGIVARLAAERVRGEALGLVVAITGLGGGVGNAVGGAVAAATTPLATFGLAAVTVLVGGAVAAAAVVPARNTA; encoded by the coding sequence GTGAACCTCCCGTTCGCGACCGACACGCCGACGGACGACCGCTGGCTCCAGGCGTGGGCTGTCGGCTACGCGGCCGTCGGCGGCGCGTCGGTGCTCCTGCCGCTGTACGCGCTGAGCCTCGACGGCGGCGCCTTCCTCGTCGGACTGATGGCCTCGACCGCGGCCTTTGCGGGCGTCCCTGGCGCGATCCTGTGGGGGCGGATCGCCGGGCGGGCCGGGCGCCGACGCCCGTTCGTGCTGTTTGCGCTACTCGCGACGGCGGCGGTGCTGCTGGTGTCGCCGCTGCTCCGGAGCCCGGTCGCGCTGGTCGCCGCCAACGCCGCGCTCTGGTTCGCCGTCACCGCCGCCTCGCCCGTGCTGAACCTCGTCGTCGTCGAAGGGGTCGAGCAGTCGGCGTGGGACGGCCGGATCGCCCACCTGAACGCGCTGCAGGGCTGGGGCTGGCTGGTGGGGCTGGTCGTCGGCACCGTCTGGACCGCCGCCGCCCCGCGGTTGGGCTACACGGCCGTCTCGGCCCAGCGCACGCTCCTGACGGGGCTGGGGCTGCTCGCCGTCGCAGCGACGGTGCTGTTCGTGCGGTTCTACCCGGACGCGACCCACGTCTCCGAGAAGCGGTTCCTGCGTCGCTACCGCTCGCTGTCGCGGGAGAGCTGGCGCGGTGACCGCTTCCTCCGCGGCATCCCCTACGGTCCGAGTCGGATGTACTGGGCGCTGCGCTCACTGCGGTCGGGGCGGCTCTCCGAGCGCTTCGGCCGGCCGCTGCTCGGCTACTTCGCCGGGACGGCGCTGTTCTCGGCTGGCTTCGCCGTGTTCTGGGGGCCGATGCCCGCCCACCTCACCGACATCGGGTTCGACGACGGGGTCGTGTTCCTCTGCTTCCTCGCGAACACGCTCGGCGCGACGGTGTGTTACGATCCCGTGGGCCGGCTGATGGACCGCTACGCGGCCATGCGCCTGCAGGTGGGCTCGCTGGTCGTCCGTGCGGTGCTGTTCGTGGGCACGGCCGTCCTCGTCGGCGAGCTACTGGTCGGGAGCGCACTCGCGGCGATCGGCGTGACGTGGGCGGTGGTCGCGGTCACGACGACCGGGATCGTCGCGCGGCTGGCGGCGGAACGCGTCCGCGGCGAGGCGCTGGGACTGGTCGTCGCGATCACCGGGCTCGGCGGCGGCGTCGGGAACGCGGTCGGCGGCGCCGTCGCCGCGGCGACGACCCCGCTCGCGACGTTCGGGCTGGCGGCGGTGACCGTCCTCGTCGGCGGCGCGGTCGCTGCCGCCGCAGTCGTTCCGGCGCGAAACACCGCCTGA
- the gatC gene encoding Asp-tRNA(Asn)/Glu-tRNA(Gln) amidotransferase subunit GatC, which translates to MSDGDEPAVTGEEVRKVADLARVDLTDEEVEQFAEQFEDVLADFETLDEVPEVESEPDLVNVMRADEVEEGLSQEAALENASETEDGYFKGPRVS; encoded by the coding sequence ATGAGCGACGGAGACGAGCCGGCGGTCACCGGCGAGGAGGTCCGGAAGGTGGCGGACCTCGCGCGGGTGGACCTGACCGACGAGGAGGTCGAGCAGTTCGCCGAGCAGTTCGAGGACGTGCTCGCGGACTTCGAAACCTTGGACGAGGTGCCCGAAGTCGAGAGCGAGCCCGACCTCGTGAACGTGATGCGGGCCGACGAGGTCGAGGAGGGCCTGAGTCAGGAGGCGGCCCTCGAGAACGCCAGCGAGACGGAGGACGGCTACTTCAAGGGGCCGCGGGTGTCGTAA
- the gatA gene encoding Asp-tRNA(Asn)/Glu-tRNA(Gln) amidotransferase subunit GatA, giving the protein MAELNAYITEQRIEGADDGPLAGKTVAVKDNISTEGVETTCGSKMLEGYVPPYDATVVERLKEAGATINGKANMDEFGMGTTTETSHFGATLNPVDTDRVPGGSSGGSAAAVAAGEADLALGSDTGGSVRAPAAFCGVVGIKPTYGLVSRYGLVAYANSLEQIGPIAPTVEEAAALLDVIAGSDDRDATTVDEGDGSNYAAAADGDVEGMTIGIPNELLEGADEGVVETFRDAIDELEAQGAETVEVSMPSVEKAVAAYYVIAMSEASSNLARFDGTRYGLNAVEAGDYDDLSEAGNWNEAFATAREEGFGPEVKRRILLGTFALSAGYHDKYYAKAQDAREWIKQDFDESLQEADVLASPTMPVPPFELGEGLEDPRTMYLADANTVPVNLADLPAISVPAGEADGLPVGLQLVGPKYGEETIVRAASALE; this is encoded by the coding sequence ATGGCCGAGCTGAACGCCTACATCACCGAGCAGCGCATCGAGGGCGCCGACGACGGCCCGCTCGCGGGCAAGACCGTCGCGGTGAAAGACAACATCTCCACCGAGGGCGTCGAGACCACTTGCGGATCGAAGATGCTGGAGGGGTACGTTCCCCCCTACGACGCCACGGTCGTCGAGCGCCTGAAAGAGGCGGGCGCGACGATCAACGGCAAGGCAAACATGGACGAGTTCGGGATGGGGACGACGACCGAGACCTCCCACTTCGGCGCGACGCTGAACCCCGTCGACACCGACCGCGTGCCGGGGGGCTCCTCCGGCGGCTCCGCGGCGGCTGTCGCCGCGGGCGAGGCCGACCTCGCGCTGGGGAGCGATACGGGCGGCTCGGTCCGTGCGCCCGCGGCGTTCTGTGGCGTCGTCGGGATCAAGCCCACCTACGGGCTCGTCTCCCGCTACGGGCTGGTGGCCTACGCGAACTCGCTGGAACAGATCGGGCCGATCGCGCCGACCGTCGAGGAGGCCGCGGCGCTGCTGGACGTGATCGCTGGTTCCGACGACCGCGACGCGACGACCGTCGACGAGGGTGACGGGTCGAACTACGCCGCGGCCGCGGACGGCGACGTCGAGGGGATGACGATCGGGATCCCGAACGAACTGCTCGAGGGCGCCGACGAGGGCGTCGTCGAGACGTTCCGGGACGCGATTGACGAACTCGAGGCGCAGGGCGCCGAGACGGTCGAGGTGTCGATGCCTTCCGTCGAGAAGGCGGTCGCGGCGTACTACGTGATCGCGATGTCGGAGGCCTCCTCGAACCTCGCGCGCTTCGACGGCACTCGCTACGGGCTGAACGCCGTGGAGGCCGGCGACTACGACGACCTCTCGGAAGCTGGCAACTGGAACGAGGCGTTCGCGACCGCCCGCGAGGAGGGGTTCGGTCCCGAAGTGAAGCGTCGGATCCTGCTCGGGACGTTCGCGCTGTCGGCCGGGTACCACGACAAGTACTACGCCAAGGCGCAGGACGCTCGGGAGTGGATCAAGCAGGACTTCGACGAGTCGCTGCAGGAGGCGGACGTACTCGCGTCGCCGACGATGCCCGTCCCGCCGTTCGAACTGGGCGAGGGGCTGGAGGACCCGCGGACGATGTACCTCGCCGACGCGAACACGGTGCCGGTGAACCTCGCGGACCTGCCCGCGATCTCGGTTCCGGCGGGGGAGGCCGACGGCCTGCCGGTCGGGCTGCAGCTGGTCGGACCGAAGTACGGCGAGGAGACGATCGTTCGGGCGGCGAGTGCGCTAGAGTGA
- a CDS encoding IS5 family transposase, which produces MSKISRFTRKTVTLAKNAVGGRGEVAAPEGGGGFADYAVVSLHCLRIYLAKPYREALDLLSEMPHILAEIGLEEGDLPHHSTLVKAFDRLEMKIWRVLLRLSSQLHDTADHAAMDATFFDRETASKHYCRRTNYRVQTLKATALVDTKTQAVLDVHCTTEKRHDTQIGWQLARRNAGEIASLAADKGYDWQQLRKKLREEGVRPLIKHREFRPIDCAHNARIDGSLYGQRALSETVFSTIKRTLGHAVRARAWYREFREIVLMCAVHNIKRSVKQ; this is translated from the coding sequence ATGTCGAAAATCTCCCGCTTCACTCGCAAAACTGTGACGTTAGCTAAAAATGCTGTTGGTGGCCGAGGCGAAGTCGCCGCCCCCGAAGGGGGTGGCGGCTTCGCCGACTACGCCGTCGTTTCGCTTCACTGTCTCCGGATTTACTTGGCGAAACCGTATCGTGAAGCGCTTGATCTCTTGAGCGAGATGCCGCATATTTTGGCCGAGATCGGCCTCGAAGAGGGCGATCTCCCGCATCACTCCACGCTTGTGAAGGCGTTTGATAGGTTAGAGATGAAGATCTGGCGGGTGCTCCTGCGCCTTTCGTCGCAGCTGCACGACACCGCCGATCACGCCGCAATGGACGCGACGTTTTTCGACCGCGAAACTGCCAGCAAGCACTACTGTCGCCGGACGAATTACCGCGTTCAAACGCTCAAAGCGACTGCGCTCGTTGATACGAAAACGCAAGCTGTGCTCGACGTTCACTGTACGACTGAGAAGCGCCACGACACGCAGATCGGCTGGCAACTCGCCCGCCGCAACGCGGGCGAGATTGCCAGCCTCGCCGCTGACAAAGGCTACGATTGGCAGCAATTGCGCAAGAAATTGCGCGAAGAGGGCGTGAGACCGCTGATCAAGCACCGCGAGTTCCGACCCATCGATTGCGCGCATAACGCGCGCATCGATGGGTCTCTATACGGCCAAAGAGCACTGTCTGAGACCGTCTTCTCGACGATTAAGCGCACGCTCGGCCACGCGGTGCGTGCCCGAGCGTGGTACCGCGAATTTCGTGAGATCGTCCTGATGTGTGCGGTCCACAACATCAAGCGATCCGTGAAACAGTGA
- a CDS encoding AAA family ATPase, with translation MAPRKSVERIPGGVDSQTESIEEILRYVDSESPLVEELTDWIEDEFSLDGDTRATRVVRFLVGIDLLAQTGERLSPGTEGGKWLGEGADAETYFGAFDSSIVGFREVLEELFRHEATAEELREFLAKDIGVDWETSEQVTRRLNYLRSIGYVELADGTYSLSADGRDFIEGKSERAQFQDPPAISDIVDVLDQETPPEIYLVTQDIGDFGDSQIHIPEDNRHDISPRTLSANALFIHLVDDEFRGYSRQSEPATETTWNGTRYRRVPVDVVRFDTPVGIREVIGELLDTDATTRPDSYPFSATGLADVTIGELGSDAAWTILGAVDAGRTYAEAVPEYEFENPPTKDDIEGLYYPDDGVLPEIIGQMTQALTGGQHIVLVGPPGTGKSELAKQVASHLVESNVTMVTATADWSSFDTIGGYQPEGQSGLNFSPGVFLDRFQDDDGNPTNEWLIVDELNRANVDKAFGSLFSALAEDSVTTAFKDDDVMDVSISIEGFRRSLVVLLGKVIGRG, from the coding sequence ATGGCTCCACGAAAAAGCGTCGAACGAATTCCGGGTGGCGTCGATAGCCAAACCGAGTCGATTGAGGAGATCCTCAGGTATGTTGACTCGGAATCGCCACTTGTCGAGGAGCTCACCGATTGGATTGAGGATGAATTCTCACTTGATGGTGACACCCGTGCCACGCGAGTGGTCCGATTTCTCGTCGGGATCGATCTCTTAGCTCAAACCGGGGAGCGGCTTAGCCCCGGGACCGAAGGCGGGAAATGGCTCGGTGAGGGGGCTGATGCAGAGACATATTTCGGGGCATTCGACAGTTCCATTGTCGGCTTTCGAGAAGTACTCGAAGAGCTATTCCGACACGAAGCCACCGCTGAGGAGCTCAGGGAGTTTCTGGCCAAGGATATCGGAGTTGACTGGGAAACATCGGAGCAGGTCACACGGCGGCTGAATTATCTCCGGTCGATTGGCTACGTGGAACTTGCCGATGGGACGTATTCGCTCAGTGCGGATGGCCGCGATTTCATCGAGGGCAAATCTGAACGGGCTCAGTTCCAAGACCCTCCAGCCATATCGGACATCGTCGACGTTCTCGATCAAGAGACGCCCCCAGAGATCTATCTCGTCACTCAAGATATCGGGGACTTCGGCGATAGCCAAATTCACATTCCGGAAGACAATCGACACGATATTTCTCCACGGACACTGTCGGCAAACGCGCTATTCATCCATCTCGTCGACGACGAGTTCCGTGGTTATTCACGGCAGTCAGAACCCGCGACTGAAACGACGTGGAACGGAACCCGATATCGACGAGTCCCCGTCGACGTCGTCCGGTTCGACACTCCCGTCGGTATCCGAGAGGTTATCGGTGAATTGCTGGATACGGATGCAACAACCCGCCCAGACAGCTACCCGTTCTCAGCAACCGGCCTTGCAGACGTCACGATCGGCGAACTCGGGTCAGACGCCGCCTGGACGATCCTCGGCGCCGTCGACGCCGGTCGCACATACGCAGAGGCAGTCCCGGAGTACGAATTCGAGAATCCCCCGACCAAAGACGATATTGAGGGGCTCTACTACCCGGATGACGGTGTCCTTCCGGAGATCATCGGCCAGATGACCCAAGCGCTGACTGGTGGTCAGCATATCGTCTTAGTTGGCCCACCTGGCACGGGAAAAAGTGAGCTGGCAAAGCAGGTAGCTAGCCATCTCGTCGAATCGAACGTGACCATGGTGACTGCGACTGCCGACTGGTCGTCGTTCGACACGATCGGCGGGTATCAGCCTGAGGGTCAATCGGGGCTGAATTTCTCGCCGGGTGTCTTCCTCGACCGGTTCCAAGACGATGACGGGAATCCGACTAACGAGTGGCTCATCGTCGACGAACTGAATCGCGCCAACGTCGACAAAGCCTTTGGATCGCTGTTCTCGGCGCTGGCTGAGGATAGCGTCACAACGGCATTCAAAGACGATGACGTCATGGATGTTTCCATCAGTATCGAAGGCTTCCGCCGCAGTCTCGTGGTTTTACTGGGCAAGGTAATCGGCCGTGGGTAA
- a CDS encoding site-specific integrase yields MDDEEFLKQRLSEDPSEEFLEAIASTIVDEMSESFPELSRKSRPMDAVLREFRENKLEEVDSTRQYERKLDYLQTYLAEEARVETTEDLTSEDVERYDTWRKYESLTREEPLSVSTLRDDMYLFRESIQHLIEHRMAPVRFEKSVNIPEPEYENGDGVDEKQLDPEIAKAALEYLRKYEYATVEHVAMELMCQFGPRKNGLRGRNVDDFDYDEGTLTFKHDSATPLKNDEGSEREVTLYGAVPEIIQDYLANKRPAAVDDEGREPLLTKGDGRISPSTLQTIAYMWTRPCAVGLGCPHDRDPEECEAAQTNNSAFKCPSSRAPHHIRTGYITDQKNQGVSAEAVAQRCDVSPRVQDLHYDLPDETEERERYEDEFRNADDDPDSGFTHE; encoded by the coding sequence GTGGATGACGAAGAGTTCCTGAAACAACGACTCTCCGAGGACCCGTCGGAGGAGTTCCTCGAAGCGATCGCTTCAACGATCGTCGATGAGATGTCGGAGTCGTTCCCGGAGCTCTCCCGGAAGTCTCGACCGATGGATGCGGTTCTCCGCGAGTTTCGTGAGAACAAACTGGAGGAAGTTGACTCAACCCGGCAGTACGAACGGAAGTTGGATTACCTTCAGACGTACCTTGCCGAGGAAGCACGCGTCGAAACAACGGAGGATCTCACCAGTGAAGATGTCGAACGGTACGATACGTGGCGGAAATACGAATCGTTGACGCGTGAGGAGCCGTTATCGGTCTCTACACTACGGGACGATATGTATCTCTTCCGTGAGTCCATCCAGCATCTGATCGAGCACCGGATGGCGCCGGTTCGCTTCGAGAAGTCCGTCAATATTCCCGAACCCGAATACGAGAACGGTGACGGGGTGGATGAAAAACAACTGGACCCGGAGATTGCGAAGGCTGCCCTGGAGTATCTGCGGAAGTACGAGTATGCTACTGTCGAGCACGTCGCCATGGAGTTGATGTGCCAGTTCGGTCCGCGCAAGAACGGCCTACGTGGGCGTAACGTGGATGATTTCGATTACGACGAGGGAACACTCACGTTCAAGCATGACTCGGCGACGCCGCTCAAGAACGACGAAGGAAGCGAACGTGAGGTCACTCTCTACGGCGCTGTTCCCGAGATCATTCAGGACTACCTCGCCAATAAACGTCCCGCGGCCGTGGACGACGAGGGACGCGAGCCGTTGTTGACGAAAGGGGACGGGCGGATCAGTCCCTCGACGCTGCAGACGATCGCGTACATGTGGACGCGGCCGTGCGCGGTCGGGCTCGGGTGCCCACACGACCGGGACCCTGAGGAGTGTGAAGCGGCTCAGACGAACAATTCCGCGTTCAAGTGTCCGAGCAGCCGGGCACCACACCACATCCGCACCGGGTACATTACTGACCAGAAGAACCAGGGCGTGTCGGCGGAGGCGGTTGCCCAGCGGTGCGACGTTTCTCCTCGCGTGCAGGACCTTCACTATGATCTCCCGGACGAGACTGAAGAACGGGAACGGTACGAGGACGAGTTCCGGAACGCCGACGATGATCCGGACTCCGGGTTCACTCACGAGTAA
- a CDS encoding MarR family transcriptional regulator, whose product MLSESELTVLSQLSSQAAEGVIQRELATALDWDPGHTSRIVSTLAENGLVTRDQQNGRYRVALSNAEPAQRFADLVREFPHVDFPDLLGGSTIQILYHLDGERTAADLTEWTGVSRATVYRRLKQLRNVGIVTKRDARFALTTQFEDLAAFARSLVRHMHRQESSDHAAGVRLIWTDVDEYLFGCQGDVTASLFHQTGPDALDQYGISLLTREDQYYFRSEHRAELAPEDIVCHLLLIDDGARYRSYCLLLIAACEIGAETLTRTAERYDREAEIDLRGIVAELRAYLDADGAVSSETLPEWDTFKSTAADYNISL is encoded by the coding sequence GTGCTCTCTGAATCGGAGCTCACCGTCCTCTCACAGCTGAGTTCACAGGCGGCTGAGGGAGTGATACAGCGAGAGTTAGCTACCGCCCTCGACTGGGACCCAGGGCATACGTCCCGGATCGTGTCGACACTCGCAGAAAACGGGTTAGTCACCAGAGACCAACAGAACGGTCGGTACAGAGTGGCACTATCGAACGCCGAACCCGCACAGCGATTCGCCGATCTCGTACGCGAGTTCCCGCACGTCGATTTCCCGGACCTGCTGGGTGGATCGACGATCCAGATCCTCTACCATCTGGATGGCGAGCGAACAGCAGCGGACCTCACGGAATGGACCGGCGTGAGTCGAGCGACAGTCTACCGTCGACTCAAACAGCTACGGAACGTCGGCATCGTCACGAAACGCGACGCTCGATTTGCCCTGACGACGCAGTTCGAAGACCTGGCAGCGTTTGCGCGGTCGCTCGTCCGCCACATGCATCGGCAGGAATCGAGTGACCACGCTGCTGGCGTCCGGCTTATCTGGACCGACGTCGACGAGTACCTGTTCGGTTGCCAAGGGGACGTGACTGCATCACTGTTTCACCAGACTGGACCGGACGCGCTTGACCAGTACGGGATTTCCCTGTTAACGCGAGAGGACCAGTACTATTTCCGGTCCGAACACCGAGCGGAACTCGCGCCGGAAGACATCGTGTGCCACCTGCTGCTGATCGACGACGGCGCTCGGTACCGATCGTACTGCCTGTTACTGATTGCTGCGTGCGAGATTGGCGCGGAGACACTCACCCGGACGGCTGAACGCTACGATCGAGAAGCCGAGATCGATCTTCGTGGCATCGTGGCGGAGCTCCGTGCGTATCTCGACGCCGACGGCGCGGTGTCCAGCGAGACGCTGCCAGAATGGGATACGTTCAAATCGACGGCCGCTGACTACAACATATCCCTATGA
- a CDS encoding DUF6036 family nucleotidyltransferase: MTPRPQFDAAYIEAELQELGATLHAEVTAFLIGGGAMAFRGLKDTTKDIDLVVTTEDEFDRLLAALGDQGYEEVSELDETYQQLGARLCLENDDGCRIDVFNRQVANKLIFSDGMQERSEEYLTSSELTVQLTALEDIFLFKTVAKRPDDIDDMNTLIQTGLDFEAIGREITAQVTLLDGKRFTTHIRESLDKLDEQYEVQTPLEDTVDEYYAQYMDELEVRLVLDEDNPMSVDSIAEERGLDRSHVGEQLAQLETYGHVRRTDSGYVDTGKRDAFDE, translated from the coding sequence ATGACGCCTCGCCCACAGTTCGACGCAGCGTATATCGAGGCGGAGCTGCAGGAACTCGGCGCGACGCTACACGCCGAGGTCACCGCGTTCCTCATCGGCGGCGGGGCGATGGCATTCCGGGGGCTGAAAGACACGACCAAAGACATCGACCTGGTCGTCACGACGGAGGACGAATTCGACCGGTTACTTGCCGCGCTCGGCGACCAGGGGTACGAGGAAGTGTCCGAACTCGACGAGACGTACCAGCAGCTCGGCGCGAGGCTCTGTCTGGAAAACGACGACGGCTGTCGGATAGACGTGTTCAACCGCCAGGTCGCCAACAAGCTCATCTTCAGTGACGGGATGCAGGAGCGAAGTGAAGAGTACCTCACATCCAGCGAGCTCACTGTCCAGCTCACTGCGCTGGAAGATATCTTCCTGTTCAAGACCGTCGCCAAGCGCCCTGACGACATCGACGACATGAACACGCTGATCCAGACCGGGCTGGACTTCGAAGCGATCGGCCGTGAGATCACGGCGCAGGTCACGTTACTCGACGGGAAGCGATTCACGACGCATATCCGTGAATCCCTCGACAAATTGGACGAGCAATACGAGGTACAGACACCGCTCGAAGACACCGTCGATGAGTACTACGCACAGTACATGGACGAGTTGGAAGTCAGGCTCGTGTTGGACGAGGACAATCCCATGTCGGTGGATTCGATCGCCGAGGAGCGTGGTCTCGACCGGAGTCACGTTGGCGAACAGTTAGCGCAACTCGAAACGTACGGGCACGTCCGACGGACAGACTCGGGGTATGTTGATACCGGCAAGCGCGATGCGTTCGATGAGTGA
- a CDS encoding tyrosine-type recombinase/integrase, whose product MSLEPIDAETALELYLADKENELSEASLTGHKYRLGHFVRWCDEVEEIENLNTLNGRQLHRYRLWRREDGDLNKVSEKTQMDTLRVFIRWLESVDGVEQDLSQKVLSPSITPDENSRDVMLDSDDASQLLSHLETYEYASIQHVAIALMWHTMMRIGGVHALDVDDYDPDEQFLKIRHRPDTGTPIKNQGDGERMVALSDRVCDLIDDWIETKRPSVTDEYGREPLLASRQGRTNKTTLRTYVYRWTRPCTYSTECPHDRDLGECSALERDNAFNCPSSVSPHAIRRGSITHSLNSDMPDKVVSDRANVSQRVIEQHYDRRTERERMEQRREYLDNL is encoded by the coding sequence ATGAGTCTCGAACCAATCGATGCCGAAACCGCGCTCGAACTGTACCTCGCAGACAAGGAAAACGAACTCTCGGAGGCCTCACTCACGGGCCACAAGTACCGCCTCGGGCACTTCGTCCGCTGGTGCGACGAAGTCGAGGAGATTGAGAACCTCAACACGCTCAACGGCCGCCAGCTCCACCGGTACCGGCTGTGGCGACGGGAGGACGGCGACCTGAACAAGGTCAGCGAGAAAACCCAGATGGACACACTCCGCGTGTTCATCAGGTGGCTGGAGTCCGTCGATGGCGTCGAACAGGACCTGAGCCAGAAGGTGCTGTCCCCGTCGATCACCCCGGACGAGAACTCCCGTGACGTGATGTTGGACAGTGATGATGCCTCGCAACTCCTCAGCCATCTTGAGACGTACGAGTACGCGAGCATCCAGCACGTCGCAATCGCCCTGATGTGGCACACGATGATGCGCATCGGCGGTGTTCACGCCCTCGACGTCGATGATTACGATCCGGACGAACAGTTCCTCAAGATTCGGCACCGCCCGGACACCGGGACACCGATCAAGAACCAAGGTGACGGTGAGCGAATGGTCGCCCTCTCGGACAGAGTGTGCGACCTCATCGACGACTGGATCGAAACGAAGCGACCGTCGGTGACCGACGAGTACGGTCGAGAACCGTTGCTGGCGTCGCGGCAGGGGCGGACGAACAAGACGACGCTGCGCACCTACGTCTACCGATGGACCCGGCCGTGTACCTACAGTACTGAGTGCCCGCACGACCGTGACCTCGGAGAGTGTTCCGCACTCGAACGCGACAACGCCTTCAACTGCCCATCGAGCGTCAGCCCGCACGCGATTCGCCGGGGCAGCATCACGCATAGCCTGAACAGCGACATGCCGGACAAAGTGGTCAGCGACCGAGCGAACGTCAGTCAGCGAGTCATCGAACAGCACTACGACCGTCGTACCGAGCGGGAACGGATGGAGCAACGGAGGGAATACTTGGACAACCTGTAA
- a CDS encoding SHOCT domain-containing protein yields the protein MGGGMSGFGWWPLLWPLVLLTVVLTLGYGIYARERTPATGRSQTDTALTTLRARYARGEISEDEFEERRRRLEE from the coding sequence ATGGGCGGGGGAATGAGCGGCTTCGGCTGGTGGCCACTCCTCTGGCCGCTCGTCTTGCTAACTGTGGTTCTCACCCTCGGCTACGGAATTTACGCACGGGAGCGTACGCCGGCGACTGGACGAAGCCAGACGGATACTGCACTGACGACGCTCCGGGCCCGGTACGCTCGTGGAGAGATCTCTGAGGATGAGTTCGAAGAGCGTCGACGCCGACTCGAGGAGTGA